From Leishmania infantum JPCM5 genome chromosome 15, a single genomic window includes:
- a CDS encoding putative protein phosphatase 2C: MKMPVKRKNSSSNGNGSKHGNGNKGIVVKMKKQVEDDDFEKFLSELSTTTRHIGMERTERMVKEGRAREGQRKKHADLAKQRSTNELENALINRQKSMQLQQLLAELLTAQRPFGSKPMTDFHSETHTGNPNFDVAVGDMQGWRAQMEDAHLVNVKFLSGGADSKEGYFGVFDGHSGVQSANLCSQIFSSTVEKYATPAGNHHHTIDFEKAFLDVDRQLKGALGEGGSGCTAVTVYVSPEEITCAWVGDSRAVLCRNGGAFALSHDHKPDVAAEKERIEAAGGFVQDNRVNGQLAMSRAMGDFVYKGDTKREVAQQLVVPVPGVITTKRSAGDSYVAIACDGIFDVLSSEELIEFINDKKAKGLPNIDICKDVCNRCLAPSSPEGGPAVAEGTDNMTIMIVDLK; the protein is encoded by the coding sequence ATGAAAATGCCCGTGAAGCGAAAGAATAGCAGTTCCAAtggcaacggcagcaagCACGGAAATGGCAACAAGGGCATCGTTGTCAAGATGAAGAAGCAGGTGGAGGACGATGATTTCGAGAAGTTCCTGTCTGAGCtctcgacgacgacgcggcacaTTGGCATGGAGCGGACGGAGAGGATGGtcaaggaggggagggctcGCGAAGGCCAGCGCAAGAAGCACGCCGACttggcgaagcagcgctcgACTAACGAGCTGGAGAATGCGCTAATCAACCGCCAGAAGAGtatgcagctgcagcagctgctggcggagctcCTTACCGCGCAGCGTCCCTTCGGTAGTAAGCCCATGACGGACTTCCATAGCGAGACGCACACCGGTAACCCCAACTTTGACGTCGCGGTTGGTGACATGCAGGGCTGGCGTGCACAGATGGAGGACGCGCACCTGGTAAATGTAAAGTTCCTGTCTGGCGGCGCGGATAGCAAGGAGGGCTACTTCGGCGTCTTCGACGGCCATTCCGGCGTGCAGAGCGCCAACCTGTGCAGCCAGATCTTCTCCAGTACCGTGGAGAAGTACGCGACGCCGGCGGGCAATCATCACCACACCATCGACTTTGAGAAGGCCTTCCTTGACGTCGATAGGCAGCTCAAGGGCGCgctcggcgagggcggctCTGGCTGCACGGCTGTCACCGTGTACGTGTCCCCTGAGGAGATTACGTGCGCGTGGGTCGGCGACTCGCGTGCGGTGCTGtgccgcaacggcggcgccttTGCCCTGTCGCACGACCACAAACCGGACGTGGCGGCCGAAAAGGAGCGCATCGAGGCGGCCGGCGGATTTGTGCAGGACAACCGCGTGAACGGACAGCTGGCCATGAGCCGCGCCATGGGCGATTTTGTGTACAAGGGGGACACCAAGCGGGAggtagcgcagcagcttgtggtgccggtgcccgGCGTGATCACAACAAAGCGGAGCGCCGGCGACTCGTACGTGGCCATCGCCTGCGACGGCATCTTCGATGTGCTGAGCAGTGAGGAGCTCATCGAGTTCATTAACGACAAGAAAGCGAAAGGCCTGCCGAACATCGACATCTGCAAGGATGTGTGCAACCGATGCCTCGCGCCGAGCTCGCCGGAGGGCGGCCCGGCCGTGGCGGAGGGCACCGACAATATGACCATCATGATCGTGGATCTCAAGTGA
- a CDS encoding putative protein kinase produces the protein MADSSKVTLSRASPERLVHHHRVRCAALEGETHAPYEVEAEPTQVDSSHRHYLHYGNAAHIGVHWHSSDAVHGGYSEPSAAGELTAESRETGAVNAAPAPTTSSSTSSPTSASTAARTRLSLSHLSPRTAGEGQPASLTHNPPAVHADPAARPAAPMASTGANGCGHPAVSASAEGRLNHVHATGEAGAPSSASSHSTGLPAPTAAPPKDASTTTAAKNHPLASATTHARTGFSNGRLPSHPEPAASTAAGTTRPPSHPQLPLSHPTTSSAAAAAAATFSSGAVAKEGGTNGAGASTSDGADPYARPAIALSVHLLDLYKMVNARYCAQRRLESPGPKYNSGYDDKDGHYLFLPGEVIFQRYIAQEVLGKGSFGTVIRGFDQKRSEAVAMKITRRGSSFRSQAKLELDILLRLNENPALNHLVVRLLKVFEWQGHLVLVFELLSFNLYQLIKCTRFNGVSLDLVRKFAYQLTHTLLQLELQKPHPIIHCDLKPENILLRNQNRSGIRLIDFGSACYTAKRFHRYIQSRFYRSPEVILFLDYGTPIDRWSLACVLVEMHTGVPLFDGRTEAAQLAKIEATLGPIPAGMVAGSPKANRFYYGNATSGFQLKEPIPERRTLESVIGVTTGGPRGRRLNTPGHDEKAYREFHDFISRFLRYQPEERMSCRDALQHPFLRPLYTSDLQQQKDREVAQPISAPQPPQKQQHTQCSQNSKPQPQSPKNINATTTKMLTSTERSRASALPPAE, from the coding sequence ATGGCTGACTCTTCGAAGGTGACGTTGTCGCGGGCGAGCCCGGAGCGGTTGGTGCATCACCACCGCGTCaggtgcgcggcgctggaggggGAGACCCATGCGCCGTATGAGGTGGAGGCAGAGCCCACGCAAGTGGATagcagccaccgccactaCCTCCACTACGGTAACGCGGCCCACATAGGCGTCCACTGGCACTCCTCTGATGCCGTTCATGGCGGCTACTCGGAGCCGAGCGCCGCTGGGGAGCTCACCGCGGAGTCGCGAGAGACTGGAGCGGTGAACGCGGCGCCCGCCCCCACAACAAGTAGCAGCACCAGCTCCCCCACCTCAGCCTCGACTGCAGCCCGGACTCGCCTTTCATTGTCTCACCTGTCCCCCCGCACCGCGGGCGAAGGCCAGCCAGCGTCCTTGACGCATAACCCCCCTGCCGTGCATGCAGATCCGGcagcgcggccagctgcaccAATGGCGTCCACGGGCGCAAATGGCTGCGGCCATCCAGCCGTGTCGGCGTCAGCTGAGGGCCGACTCAACCATGTGCACGCCACCGGAGAGGCAGGTGCGCCATCTTCTGCGTCTTCCCACTCGACtgggctgccggcgccgacggctgcACCTCCCAAAGACgcgagcaccaccaccgctgccaagAACCACCCTCTGGCATCCGCAACGACGCACGCCAGAACGGGCTTTAGTAACGGCAGGCTGCCATCTCATCCCGAGCCAGCGGCGTCCACGGCAGCTGGCACCACGCGGCCACCGTCGCACCCACAGCTGCCCCTATCCCACCCCACCACGTCtagcgccgcggcggcggcagcggctacATTTTCCTCGGGTGCTGTCGCAAAGGAGGGTGGTACcaacggcgctggcgcgagTACCTCGGACGGGGCTGATCCCTACGCCCGCCCAGCCATCGCCCTCAGCGTGCACCTTCTGGACTTGTACAAGATGGTGAACGCGCGGTactgcgcgcagcggcgccttgAGTCCCCGGGACCGAAGTACAACAGCGGCTACGATGACAAGGATGGCCACTATTTGTTCCTACCAGGGGAGGTGATCTTCCAGCGGTACATTGCACAGGAGGTGTTGGGCAAGGGCAGTTTCGGCACCGTCATCCGCGGCTTTGACCAGAAGCGGTCCGAGGCAGTGGCGATGAAGATCACGCGTCGCGGCTCGAGCTTTCGGAGCCAGGCGAAGCTGGAGCTTGACATCCTGTTGCGCCTTAACGAGAACCCAGCACTGAACCACCTCGTGGTGCGACTGTTGAAGGTGTTTGAGTGGCAGGGCCACCTTGTACTGGTGTTTGAGCTGCTGAGCTTCAACCTGTACCAGCTCATCAAGTGCACCCGGTTCAACGGGGTGAGTCTGGACCTGGTGCGCAAGTTCGCCTACCAGCTGacgcacacgctgctgcagcttgaGTTGCAGAAGCCGCACCCGATAATCCACTGTGACCTGAAGCCGGAGAACATACTGCTGCGCAATCAAAACAGAAGCGGCATCCGCCTGATCGACTTTGGCTCCGCCTGCTACACTGCCAAGCGTTTCCACCGCTACATCCAAAGCCGCTTCTACCGAAGCCCAGAGGTGATACTGTTTCTCGATTACGGCACGCCGATCGATCGCTGGTCGctggcgtgcgtgctggtggAGATGCACACCGGCGTCCCTTTGTTTGACGGCcgcacggaggcggcgcagctggcaaAGATCGAAGCCACTCTCGGGCCGATACCGGCGGGAATGGTGGCGGGGTCGCCCAAGGCAAATCGGTTCTACTACGGCAACGCCACGTCTGGATTCCAGCTGAAGGAGCCCATTCCGGAGCGGCGCACGCTCGAGAGCGTCATCGGCGTCACCACCGGCGGGCCGCGGGGCCGGCGCCTCAACACTCCCGGCCACGACGAAAAGGCGTACCGCGAGTTCCACGACTTCATCTCGCGCTTTTTACGATATCAACCGGAGGAGCGGATGAGCTGccgcgatgcgctgcagcatccTTTTCTGAGGCCCCTGTACACATCAGACCTTCAGCAACAGAAGGATCGTGAAGTTGCTCAGCCGATATCCGCCCCGCAACCCCCACAGAAACAGCAACACACTCAATGCTCTCAGAACAGCAaaccgcagccgcagtcgcCGAAGAACATTAATgccacaacaacaaaaatgCTCACCTCCACagagcgcagccgcgcatcTGCTCTTCCTCCAGCCGAATAG